The following proteins are co-located in the Sphingobacteriaceae bacterium genome:
- a CDS encoding nucleoside-diphosphate kinase, which produces MTTNKTFTMIKPDAVAANNIGPILAMINKAGFKIGAMKYMQLSKEQAGLFYEVHKERPFYGELTEYMSSGPIVAAILIKDNAVSDYRKLIGATDPTKAEDGTIRKLFAKSISANAVHGSDSDENAEIEADFFFSKLERY; this is translated from the coding sequence ATGACAACTAACAAAACTTTCACCATGATAAAGCCGGATGCTGTGGCTGCCAACAATATCGGACCTATACTAGCAATGATTAATAAAGCCGGGTTTAAAATTGGAGCTATGAAATATATGCAACTTTCAAAAGAACAAGCCGGTTTGTTTTATGAAGTGCATAAGGAAAGGCCTTTTTACGGTGAATTAACAGAGTATATGAGTAGTGGCCCAATAGTTGCTGCAATTTTGATTAAAGATAATGCGGTATCTGATTATCGGAAGTTAATTGGAGCTACCGATCCAACAAAAGCCGAAGACGGAACAATCAGAAAACTATTTGCCAAGTCAATATCAGCAAATGCAGTTCATGGTAGCGACAGCGATGAAAATGCTGAAATAGAAGCTGACTTCTTTTTTTCAAAGCTAGAGAGATATTAA
- a CDS encoding T9SS type A sorting domain-containing protein, protein MNKFLSKSLAKTCGFLALGLISISYEAVAQFNWSSAGPVYTAGRVRNMVIDKNNSSYLLVGSTSSGIFVSGNSGVEWGPLDDQGSVRNISYMAVSKDGDIFAATGEGFLRATQKAKALLGTGLYKKSGANLVIVADSSKTGTVINKIACSPVNNNMLALAGNKGILLSTDGGANYFVAPGTPSMVGQDIKFDSNGILYCSVGYESTAAGSASTTVWKASTADLGSATFANITPTSIAVTNSNYGRIELAIAPSNANVVYASCAAKYITGNNGSPTLSGLFVSYDGGTTWGTILVGSAQLDPLFNGTTRASGDFAHCLTVSPTNPDYLYMGGYFLYTFQRTGGTNSNPIGNWIKRGNPLFLNSQLYVHENIHDVKIIGSSVYAITDAGIYRSVDGMLSWQPFYKNLITGQFNSVSIERYPLSNNNGGAITPNIGFIGGTGGNGNIYFRGALTGSNVNVNQEVSSIGGDIFATQFSKILPSAAYMTANGPLYRTTNVETSDPMVTELVANTANQSVVNITGSNFTLTGTPFKMWEYYGQESAPMVTMANPDKLYFYNDTSFALSTVPSLTTSTNFTFTVGRPQKKAVMDHIVIRATLVKIVATPATITIPTFTTVDTETLAIQMNTFVLPPTGTLNAPIMSIDGYTSAPTYSLNKVIINSTNQLDEVHVALAGPLFTTQPASSPSVPNIESYVRLKATVYYRYEAGDSLIILYDNISTKGLTYSVTTPTSMRWTQPASSTVNATSNPLQKFDLKFSARLAVAYGNNADAAIYISKAPLDLNTPLSFVKLSANKALTTNSLGIPLSGINETVAITGTPTIIEWSRSGTELYYATNQNYLYRVSYITDILDSTAKSYNGKLHTGIFTYSNTPAPPQYTATGFQTPNPRCPYRTTLLGNFPNKITSISIAQNDSMMLLTFDDASATGTFAMANTTSIKKSDFSNIGFVNKSGSATDPFQTVYCSLLEKKDNKKAFIGTERGIYYTNDVSAASPSWSLANNNQLPRVQIFDIKQQTMNSWECYNSGQIYVATNGRGIWTNNEYYTQTVIGVEEIVKSAHSNNLKLFPNPTNDEVNITFRSYDGENIGVHIMDINGRIVKAQEFGKSNNGDVTIVMDVAELSTGMYIVNVISDSGMRRVSKLIITK, encoded by the coding sequence ATGAATAAATTTCTATCAAAATCTTTAGCTAAAACTTGTGGTTTTTTAGCGCTTGGCTTAATAAGTATTTCTTATGAAGCTGTTGCGCAATTTAATTGGTCTTCGGCAGGTCCGGTTTATACTGCCGGTCGTGTGAGAAACATGGTTATTGATAAAAATAATTCTTCTTATTTATTAGTAGGAAGCACATCCAGTGGAATTTTCGTTTCTGGTAATAGTGGTGTTGAATGGGGGCCATTGGATGATCAAGGAAGCGTAAGAAATATTAGTTACATGGCTGTTTCTAAAGACGGCGATATTTTTGCCGCTACCGGCGAAGGATTTTTAAGAGCCACACAAAAGGCAAAAGCTTTATTGGGTACTGGTTTATATAAAAAATCAGGTGCTAATTTAGTTATTGTAGCGGATTCATCTAAAACAGGTACTGTTATCAATAAAATTGCCTGCAGTCCGGTTAATAATAACATGTTAGCCTTAGCAGGAAATAAAGGTATTCTGTTATCAACTGATGGAGGAGCAAATTATTTTGTTGCACCAGGCACACCTTCAATGGTTGGCCAGGATATAAAATTTGATTCTAATGGAATTTTATACTGCTCGGTAGGTTATGAATCTACTGCCGCGGGTTCCGCTTCTACTACGGTATGGAAAGCTAGTACTGCTGATTTGGGCTCAGCAACATTTGCCAATATTACTCCAACTTCTATTGCAGTAACAAATTCTAATTATGGTCGAATAGAATTAGCCATTGCACCTTCAAATGCTAATGTTGTGTATGCATCCTGTGCTGCAAAATACATTACCGGTAATAACGGTTCACCCACTTTGTCTGGTTTATTTGTTTCTTATGACGGTGGAACTACCTGGGGTACAATTTTGGTTGGTTCTGCTCAGTTAGATCCATTGTTTAACGGAACAACAAGAGCATCCGGTGACTTCGCACATTGTTTAACTGTTAGTCCAACTAATCCTGACTATCTTTACATGGGTGGCTATTTTCTTTATACTTTCCAAAGAACTGGAGGAACAAACAGCAATCCGATTGGTAATTGGATTAAAAGAGGAAATCCTTTGTTTTTAAATTCTCAACTTTATGTTCATGAAAATATTCATGATGTAAAAATTATCGGTTCTTCGGTTTATGCAATTACCGATGCTGGAATTTATCGTTCTGTTGATGGGATGTTAAGTTGGCAACCATTTTACAAAAATTTAATTACCGGCCAATTTAATAGTGTTAGTATTGAGCGTTATCCGCTTTCCAATAACAATGGAGGGGCAATTACACCAAATATTGGATTTATTGGAGGAACAGGAGGTAATGGTAATATTTATTTTAGAGGTGCTTTAACCGGGAGTAATGTTAATGTTAATCAGGAGGTGAGTTCAATAGGTGGAGATATCTTTGCTACTCAATTCTCGAAAATTCTACCTAGCGCAGCTTATATGACTGCAAACGGACCACTTTACCGAACAACAAATGTAGAAACTTCTGATCCAATGGTTACTGAGCTTGTAGCTAATACCGCGAATCAATCCGTGGTAAATATTACAGGTTCTAATTTCACATTAACAGGTACTCCATTTAAGATGTGGGAATATTATGGACAAGAATCGGCGCCTATGGTAACTATGGCCAATCCGGATAAACTTTACTTTTATAATGACACATCTTTTGCTTTAAGCACAGTTCCTTCGCTAACGACATCAACTAATTTTACTTTTACAGTTGGTCGTCCACAGAAAAAAGCCGTGATGGATCATATTGTGATTCGGGCAACCCTTGTAAAAATTGTTGCAACACCGGCTACAATTACGATTCCAACATTCACCACAGTTGACACCGAAACGTTGGCTATTCAAATGAACACCTTTGTTTTGCCGCCTACCGGTACGCTTAATGCACCAATTATGTCGATTGATGGATACACGAGTGCTCCTACCTATTCATTAAATAAAGTAATTATTAATTCAACAAATCAACTTGACGAAGTACATGTTGCGTTAGCCGGGCCATTGTTTACCACTCAACCAGCTTCAAGTCCATCTGTTCCGAATATAGAGTCTTATGTTCGATTGAAGGCAACTGTGTATTACAGATATGAAGCCGGAGATTCCTTAATCATTTTATATGATAATATTTCTACAAAAGGATTAACATATTCTGTTACTACACCTACTTCGATGCGTTGGACACAACCGGCCTCAAGTACGGTAAATGCCACATCAAACCCGCTTCAGAAGTTTGATTTAAAATTCTCGGCCAGATTAGCAGTAGCGTATGGTAATAATGCAGATGCGGCAATTTATATCAGCAAAGCACCATTGGATTTAAATACACCACTAAGCTTCGTGAAACTTAGTGCAAACAAAGCTCTTACCACAAACTCTCTTGGAATTCCATTATCAGGAATCAACGAAACGGTTGCTATAACGGGTACGCCAACAATTATTGAATGGAGTCGTTCCGGTACAGAGTTATATTATGCTACTAATCAAAATTATCTATACCGCGTATCTTATATCACAGATATATTAGATTCAACGGCTAAGAGTTATAATGGTAAATTACATACCGGAATTTTCACTTATAGTAACACTCCTGCACCGCCACAATACACAGCAACCGGCTTCCAAACACCTAATCCTCGTTGTCCGTATCGTACCACTTTATTAGGAAATTTCCCAAATAAAATTACAAGCATTAGTATCGCACAAAATGACTCAATGATGTTGTTAACTTTTGACGATGCTTCCGCAACCGGAACTTTTGCAATGGCAAATACAACCAGTATTAAAAAATCAGATTTTTCAAATATCGGTTTTGTAAATAAAAGTGGTTCGGCTACTGATCCTTTTCAAACTGTTTATTGTTCATTATTAGAAAAGAAAGATAATAAAAAAGCATTTATTGGAACAGAAAGAGGTATTTATTATACAAATGACGTTTCAGCGGCTAGTCCTAGTTGGTCACTGGCTAACAACAACCAATTACCGCGCGTTCAAATTTTTGATATCAAACAACAAACTATGAATTCATGGGAATGTTATAATTCCGGACAAATTTACGTAGCCACAAATGGTCGTGGAATTTGGACGAACAATGAGTATTATACACAAACAGTTATTGGAGTGGAAGAAATTGTAAAATCTGCTCATTCGAATAATCTTAAACTTTTCCCTAATCCAACAAATGATGAGGTGAACATCACGTTCCGCTCATATGATGGTGAAAATATCGGAGTACATATCATGGATATTAACGGAAGAATTGTGAAAGCACAGGAATTCGGTAAATCAAATAACGGAGACGTTACAATTGTTATGGATGTGGCCGAACTTTCAACCGGAATGTATATTGTTAATGTGATTAGCGATTCAGGAATGAGAAGAGTTTCTAAATTAATTATTACTAAATAG
- the murQ gene encoding N-acetylmuramic acid 6-phosphate etherase, with translation MKTTEKDSNYNDLEKMSVAELLTSMNKEDKTVAFTIEKILPFIEVLVSAIVQKMRFDGRLFYLGAGTSGRLGIVDASECPPTYGIEHGKVIGLIAGGDEAIRKAVEFAEDDMNQGWDDLQAYNISENDVVVGIAASGSTPYVMGALENCKRMGILTACICCNLNTPIGKIVDFPIEVDLGPEFVTGSTRMKSGTAQKLILNMISTSVMIKLGRVKGNKMVDMQLSNNKLVERGTLMVMKNTGLLDREEAKQLLLKYGSVRKATEAFQNKK, from the coding sequence ATGAAAACAACAGAAAAAGACTCTAATTATAATGATCTGGAAAAGATGAGCGTTGCAGAGTTGCTAACGAGCATGAATAAGGAAGATAAAACTGTTGCCTTTACTATTGAAAAGATTCTACCGTTTATTGAAGTGTTGGTTTCTGCTATTGTACAAAAGATGCGCTTTGATGGGAGATTGTTTTATTTAGGAGCCGGAACAAGTGGAAGATTGGGGATTGTTGATGCCAGCGAGTGTCCGCCCACTTACGGCATAGAACATGGCAAAGTAATAGGATTGATAGCGGGAGGAGACGAGGCGATTAGAAAAGCCGTTGAGTTTGCCGAAGATGATATGAATCAAGGATGGGATGATTTGCAGGCGTATAATATTTCAGAAAACGATGTGGTTGTAGGAATTGCGGCTTCTGGTAGCACTCCATATGTGATGGGAGCACTTGAAAATTGTAAGAGAATGGGAATACTAACGGCCTGCATTTGTTGTAATTTAAATACACCAATCGGAAAAATTGTAGATTTCCCTATAGAGGTTGATTTGGGACCTGAATTTGTTACTGGTTCAACACGTATGAAAAGTGGCACAGCTCAGAAATTAATATTAAATATGATTTCTACTTCTGTGATGATTAAATTGGGAAGAGTAAAAGGAAATAAGATGGTTGATATGCAACTAAGTAACAATAAACTAGTGGAGCGAGGAACCTTAATGGTAATGAAAAATACAGGATTGTTAGATAGAGAAGAAGCAAAACAATTGTTATTAAAATACGGAAGTGTTAGAAAGGCAACGGAAGCTTTTCAGAATAAAAAATAA
- a CDS encoding peptidoglycan DD-metalloendopeptidase family protein, with the protein MKVDLKAFNFPIDSIKYISKTKLVKLIDLIFDSDDISSKEIDKLNYYSSLLQNTKADSVRISEFNLFELSFYSPEDEKLLFPFTSTEEIPTSFNLVLENEYLSHYHPPFKGVVTSNYGWRDGKMHNGIDIDLNKGDKVCAAFDGKVRIAKRQGGFGNLVILMHPNGLETVYAHLSKIKVKTGDVVLSGQTIGLGGSTGHSTGSHLHFEVRYLSHPMNPATFISFQAFKLCYHTITIKNSKHKLTAYPSNCSLHTVSKGESWSVIAQKYGISTRQLLAYNGVSKRYYLRPGQQLRVQ; encoded by the coding sequence GTGAAAGTAGACTTAAAAGCGTTTAATTTCCCTATTGACTCCATCAAGTATATTTCTAAAACTAAACTTGTTAAACTAATAGATTTAATATTTGATTCCGACGATATTTCGTCGAAAGAAATTGATAAACTCAATTATTATTCCAGCTTACTGCAAAACACCAAAGCAGATTCTGTTCGAATTTCTGAGTTTAATCTTTTTGAACTAAGTTTCTATTCACCTGAAGATGAAAAATTATTATTTCCATTTACCAGTACAGAAGAAATTCCAACATCCTTTAATTTGGTTTTAGAAAATGAATATTTAAGCCACTATCATCCGCCGTTTAAAGGGGTAGTAACCTCCAATTATGGATGGAGAGACGGGAAAATGCACAATGGTATTGACATTGATTTAAACAAAGGTGATAAAGTATGTGCAGCTTTTGACGGTAAAGTGCGTATTGCCAAACGGCAAGGAGGATTTGGAAATCTGGTAATACTCATGCATCCTAATGGCCTTGAAACAGTTTACGCACACCTTTCCAAAATAAAAGTAAAAACCGGAGATGTAGTATTAAGTGGGCAAACAATTGGCTTAGGTGGGAGTACAGGGCATAGCACCGGATCTCATTTACATTTTGAAGTGCGGTATTTGAGTCACCCGATGAATCCGGCCACTTTTATTTCTTTTCAAGCATTCAAACTTTGTTATCATACCATTACTATTAAAAATTCAAAGCATAAACTCACGGCTTACCCTAGCAATTGTTCATTACACACCGTGAGTAAAGGCGAAAGCTGGTCAGTAATTGCTCAAAAATATGGGATTTCAACAAGGCAATTATTAGCCTATAATGGTGTTTCCAAACGATATTATTTACGGCCCGGACAACAACTAAGAGTGCAGTAA
- a CDS encoding DUF4293 family protein yields the protein MIQRIQSLFLIEIIFLCVSLFFVPVQHISNNGLVHPITLVPNSSIDLQPGEGLYGILGLNILTVIISGITLFMFKKRELQIKLCYLLVILFVIMICIISFYPLTEINQNMTVSDNIFAYVILIVASISAYLAAHFIKKDVELIKSSDRIR from the coding sequence ATGATTCAGCGTATACAATCTTTATTTCTTATTGAAATTATTTTTCTGTGTGTTTCGTTATTCTTTGTGCCTGTACAGCATATTTCAAACAATGGATTGGTACACCCCATTACTTTAGTACCAAATTCATCCATAGATTTGCAACCCGGTGAAGGTCTTTACGGAATTTTAGGTTTAAATATACTGACCGTTATAATAAGTGGAATTACCTTATTTATGTTTAAAAAAAGGGAATTACAGATAAAGTTATGTTATCTGTTAGTTATACTATTTGTAATTATGATATGCATAATATCGTTTTACCCGCTTACAGAAATTAACCAGAACATGACTGTAAGTGATAATATTTTTGCCTATGTAATTCTTATTGTGGCGTCTATTTCGGCTTATTTAGCAGCACATTTTATTAAAAAAGATGTTGAGCTTATTAAAAGTTCGGACAGAATAAGGTGA
- a CDS encoding MFS transporter, translated as MGKLFSFINDYKNLEKPVLNVIISEFFIQIVNATFMNILPLYMFKEGFSNDEIALFITFRFVGVFLLALPLGKLIKGKKLMSFFYLSNLCIPVFGLAIVISIALHLKTLTIISLLLWGASFTFMQVPVAPFILRNSNSLHHTAGLSLSYSTWSFGGIVSGILIVIMDLINPELFNEQFILIFFSIIGFLGVYFLYQNKGFKEIVIDGTPVKTNTIHKTEWFVVIKALIPTLIIATGAGLTIPFISLFFEKVHHVDKGGFSMLSSVAALLVAYFALLVPKIKAKIGYKIAIPTTQSLAIISLIALATTQYYNHMTVAVLIASVCYIIRQPLMNMAGPMTTEVVLKYVGPKNREITSALTSAIWSGSWVLSGIMVTLLFKTGFQFVSIFLMTAVLYAVGVILYYFLILDFIKRKEKGLIDEEIN; from the coding sequence ATGGGTAAGCTTTTTTCTTTCATTAACGATTATAAGAACCTGGAAAAACCTGTGCTCAATGTTATAATTTCAGAGTTTTTCATACAAATTGTAAATGCAACATTCATGAATATTTTACCTCTTTATATGTTTAAAGAAGGTTTTTCAAATGATGAAATTGCGTTATTTATTACTTTTCGTTTTGTTGGCGTTTTTTTATTAGCCTTACCACTCGGAAAACTTATTAAGGGAAAAAAATTAATGTCTTTTTTCTATCTAAGCAATTTATGCATTCCGGTTTTTGGTTTAGCAATAGTTATTTCCATTGCATTACACTTGAAAACGTTAACTATAATTTCACTATTATTATGGGGTGCATCATTTACATTTATGCAGGTGCCTGTAGCTCCATTTATATTAAGAAATTCCAATTCATTACATCATACCGCCGGATTATCTTTAAGTTACAGTACTTGGAGTTTTGGTGGCATAGTGAGTGGAATTTTAATTGTAATAATGGATCTAATCAATCCTGAATTATTTAATGAACAATTTATTTTAATATTTTTTTCTATAATAGGATTTCTTGGTGTATACTTTTTATATCAAAATAAGGGATTCAAAGAAATAGTAATCGACGGCACTCCTGTAAAAACAAATACTATTCATAAAACAGAATGGTTTGTTGTTATAAAAGCATTGATACCTACATTAATAATTGCCACCGGTGCAGGCTTAACAATTCCATTTATTAGTTTGTTTTTTGAAAAAGTACATCATGTAGATAAGGGAGGCTTTTCCATGTTGAGTTCAGTAGCTGCTTTACTGGTTGCATACTTTGCCTTATTAGTTCCAAAAATAAAAGCTAAAATAGGTTATAAAATTGCTATACCAACAACTCAATCATTAGCTATTATTTCATTGATTGCTTTGGCCACTACACAATATTATAATCACATGACGGTTGCTGTACTGATTGCAAGTGTTTGTTATATAATTAGGCAACCTTTAATGAATATGGCCGGACCAATGACTACGGAAGTTGTACTAAAATATGTGGGACCTAAAAACAGAGAAATTACCAGTGCATTAACTTCAGCTATTTGGAGTGGAAGTTGGGTGTTAAGCGGTATTATGGTAACCCTGTTATTTAAAACCGGATTTCAGTTTGTGAGCATTTTTTTAATGACTGCTGTACTGTACGCCGTAGGAGTTATTTTGTATTATTTTCTTATATTAGATTTCATCAAACGTAAAGAAAAGGGACTAATAGATGAAGAAATTAATTAA
- the miaA gene encoding tRNA (adenosine(37)-N6)-dimethylallyltransferase MiaA has protein sequence MKEKNKYLVIVTGPTAVGKTKLAITLAQYFNTEIISCDSRQFYKRLDIGTAKPTELELKTVKHHFINIKEPNELYGAGHFCEDALITLEKLYTSKDVVIMAGGSGLYINALIHGIDEFEEVPISIREQLNADYISKGKEYIQQLLLELDPLYYNQVDLNNSQRIIRALELTLHTKQPYSTLLTNQKATRNFIPIILFINTNREILYQRINDRVDQMIQEGLVDEVKSLEKFANFNSLKTVGYSEIFAYLRQELSLAEAIEKIKQHTRNYAKRQITWIKNKFEHEEFEPTEFEKIKGYLELIIQHG, from the coding sequence ATAAAAGAGAAGAACAAATACCTGGTTATTGTTACAGGGCCAACAGCAGTTGGTAAAACTAAATTAGCTATAACATTAGCTCAATATTTTAATACAGAAATTATTTCATGCGATTCGAGGCAATTTTATAAACGATTAGATATAGGAACGGCCAAACCTACAGAACTCGAACTAAAAACTGTAAAACATCACTTTATCAATATTAAAGAACCAAACGAATTATACGGTGCTGGACATTTTTGTGAAGATGCCTTGATTACTCTTGAAAAATTATATACAAGTAAGGATGTTGTGATTATGGCCGGCGGTTCGGGCTTATATATCAATGCGCTCATTCACGGAATTGATGAATTTGAAGAAGTTCCTATTTCAATCCGTGAGCAATTAAATGCTGATTATATTTCAAAAGGCAAAGAATATATTCAACAATTACTTTTGGAATTGGATCCGCTATATTATAATCAGGTAGATTTAAATAATTCTCAACGCATCATTCGGGCTTTGGAATTAACCCTTCATACCAAGCAACCCTATTCTACTTTATTAACTAATCAAAAGGCTACCAGAAATTTCATTCCTATAATTCTGTTTATTAATACTAACCGAGAAATTTTATATCAACGTATAAATGACAGAGTAGATCAAATGATACAAGAGGGTTTAGTGGATGAGGTAAAATCGCTTGAAAAATTTGCAAATTTCAATTCCTTAAAAACTGTTGGGTATAGTGAAATCTTTGCATATTTACGTCAAGAACTAAGTTTAGCTGAAGCGATTGAAAAAATAAAACAGCACACACGGAATTATGCCAAAAGACAAATCACTTGGATAAAAAACAAATTTGAACACGAAGAATTTGAACCTACTGAATTTGAAAAAATAAAAGGATACTTAGAACTAATTATTCAGCATGGGTAA
- a CDS encoding MBOAT family protein has protein sequence MLLVSLFFYFKTSGVFVLLLFFTICSDYQWGKLIHRSKSQVARKTFLSISIIFNLSLLCYFKYSYFFHESINDITGSDSVFFNHFTHFSNTFFGTAFSVDKLLLPVGVSFFTFQSMSYVIDMYRKNVLPVENIFDYGFFVCFFPHLVAGPIVKAHDFLHQIYQPYKLEKKEFGLALFWILNGFSKKIIADYIAVNYIDRIFDNPTFYSGVEAVFGIFGYSLQIYMDFSGYTDMAIGIALLLGYRLKTNFLSPYKATSASEFWKRWHISLSSWLQEYLYFPLGGNRKGTIGSYVALTIISVFMILISGKIWLTFWLIGLAILLIILFLVFPKVKQTINTNINLMVTMLLGGLWHGSSWLFLIWGGLNGLGLMIHKFWKDYSPFKNSNGRIIRFILMLITLTFISFTRIFFRSQNLETVNNIFYRIGNYFGLDLIFDIIAGYKWVFLIMLIGYIIHWIPEGLKEKYRNWFSSQHYIVMGLLTILVVFCMYQFMSGEMQPFIYFQF, from the coding sequence TTGTTACTGGTAAGTTTGTTTTTCTATTTTAAAACCAGTGGTGTTTTTGTACTTCTTTTATTTTTTACCATTTGTAGTGATTATCAATGGGGGAAGTTGATTCACCGAAGCAAGTCTCAGGTAGCCCGAAAAACTTTCCTTAGCATCAGTATAATTTTTAATCTAAGCTTGTTATGTTATTTTAAGTATTCTTACTTTTTTCATGAAAGTATTAATGATATAACCGGATCGGATTCTGTTTTTTTTAATCACTTCACTCATTTCTCAAATACATTCTTTGGTACTGCCTTTAGTGTGGATAAATTATTATTGCCGGTAGGTGTTTCCTTTTTCACTTTTCAATCTATGTCTTATGTAATAGACATGTACAGGAAAAATGTATTGCCGGTAGAAAACATATTCGATTACGGTTTTTTTGTATGTTTTTTCCCTCACCTTGTGGCCGGTCCAATAGTTAAGGCACATGATTTTCTCCATCAAATTTATCAGCCCTATAAGCTAGAGAAAAAGGAATTTGGATTGGCTTTATTTTGGATTTTAAATGGTTTTTCAAAAAAAATTATTGCTGATTATATTGCGGTTAATTATATCGATAGAATATTTGATAATCCTACATTTTACAGTGGAGTAGAGGCCGTGTTTGGTATATTTGGATATTCGCTTCAGATTTACATGGATTTTAGCGGTTATACAGATATGGCTATAGGCATTGCTTTACTTTTAGGATATCGTTTAAAAACAAACTTTTTATCACCTTATAAAGCTACAAGCGCCAGTGAGTTTTGGAAACGCTGGCACATTTCATTAAGCAGTTGGTTGCAGGAATATTTATATTTTCCGTTAGGTGGTAATAGAAAAGGAACAATAGGCTCATATGTTGCATTAACCATTATATCTGTGTTTATGATTTTAATAAGCGGAAAAATATGGTTAACTTTTTGGTTGATAGGCTTAGCAATATTATTAATCATATTATTTTTGGTTTTTCCAAAAGTTAAACAAACAATTAATACTAATATAAATCTAATGGTTACCATGTTGTTAGGTGGGCTTTGGCATGGAAGCAGCTGGTTATTTTTAATATGGGGTGGTTTAAATGGCTTAGGATTGATGATTCATAAATTCTGGAAAGATTATTCTCCATTTAAAAATTCTAATGGAAGAATCATCCGTTTTATTTTAATGCTGATTACTTTAACTTTTATCAGCTTCACTAGAATATTTTTCAGAAGCCAGAATTTAGAAACCGTAAATAATATTTTTTACCGAATCGGAAATTATTTCGGATTGGATTTAATTTTTGATATTATCGCCGGATACAAATGGGTTTTCCTAATCATGTTAATAGGATATATCATACATTGGATACCTGAAGGATTAAAAGAAAAATATAGAAATTGGTTTTCATCTCAGCATTATATTGTAATGGGGCTATTAACTATTCTGGTTGTATTTTGTATGTATCAGTTTATGAGTGGTGAAATGCAACCTTTTATTTATTTTCAGTTTTAG